A genomic region of Ammospiza nelsoni isolate bAmmNel1 chromosome 3, bAmmNel1.pri, whole genome shotgun sequence contains the following coding sequences:
- the RNASET2 gene encoding ribonuclease T2 isoform X2 gives MKPAKLHNWILGWFFMALCCWCTFTQSDIHPHAWKKLYFAHHWPVTVCKMNANDCHDPPKYWTIHGLWPDRAEDCNRTWHFNVTEIKDLLSDMRHYWPDVLHSSLNRTQFWKHEWDKHGTCAATLKVLNSQKKYFGKAIELYQHVDLNGCLLKAGIKPSSSYYKMTAIKEALTRFYGVTPKIQCLPPEEGEKAQTIGQIEFCFTKELQLVNCTTREGGSNAVHAHLKLGTSELSVCNDTLPTYYPSEVQIHK, from the exons ATGAAACCTGCCAAGCTGCACAATTGGATTTTAGGTTGGTTTTTCATGGCACTATGTTGTTGGTGTACTTTTACTCAAAG TGACATCCACCCTCATGCCTGGAAAAAGCTGTACTTTGCTCATCATTGGCCAGTGACTGTATGTAAG ATGAATGCTAATGATTGTCATGACCCTCCAAAGTACTGGACAATCCATGGATTGTG GCCTGACAGAGCTGAAGACTGTAACAGAACATGGCATTTCAATGTCACCGAGATCAag GATCTTTTGTCAGACATGAGACACTACTGGCCTGATGTGCTTCATTCATCTCTGAATCGCACTCAGTTCTG GAAACATGAGTGGGACAAACATGGCACTTGTGCAGCCACACTTAAGGTCCTTAATTCtcagaaaaaatactttggtAAAGCCATAGAACTCTACCAGCATGTTGATCTCAATGG TTGTCTCTTGAAAGCTGGGATAAAGCCAAGCAGTTCATATTACAAG atgaCTGCTATAAAGGAAGCTCTTACAAGATTTTATGGTGTAACACCAAAGATCCAATGCCTTCCTCCAGAAGAG GGTGAAAAAGCACAAACAATTGGCCAGATTGAATTCTGCTTCaccaaagagctgcagctggtgaACTGCACAACACGGGAGGGTGGATCCAACGCAGTGCACGCTCACTTGAAGCTTGGAACTTCAGAGCTGTCGGTCTGCAATGATACTCTCCCAACCTATTACCCTTCAGAGGTCCAAATTCACAAATGA
- the RNASET2 gene encoding ribonuclease T2 isoform X1: MDHSLPPACFHVSTESYLDNKMKPAKLHNWILGWFFMALCCWCTFTQSDIHPHAWKKLYFAHHWPVTVCKMNANDCHDPPKYWTIHGLWPDRAEDCNRTWHFNVTEIKDLLSDMRHYWPDVLHSSLNRTQFWKHEWDKHGTCAATLKVLNSQKKYFGKAIELYQHVDLNGCLLKAGIKPSSSYYKMTAIKEALTRFYGVTPKIQCLPPEEGEKAQTIGQIEFCFTKELQLVNCTTREGGSNAVHAHLKLGTSELSVCNDTLPTYYPSEVQIHK, translated from the exons ATGGATCACTCCTTGCCTCCAGCATGTTTTCATGTTTCCACAGAAAG CTATTTGGATAACAAAATGAAACCTGCCAAGCTGCACAATTGGATTTTAGGTTGGTTTTTCATGGCACTATGTTGTTGGTGTACTTTTACTCAAAG TGACATCCACCCTCATGCCTGGAAAAAGCTGTACTTTGCTCATCATTGGCCAGTGACTGTATGTAAG ATGAATGCTAATGATTGTCATGACCCTCCAAAGTACTGGACAATCCATGGATTGTG GCCTGACAGAGCTGAAGACTGTAACAGAACATGGCATTTCAATGTCACCGAGATCAag GATCTTTTGTCAGACATGAGACACTACTGGCCTGATGTGCTTCATTCATCTCTGAATCGCACTCAGTTCTG GAAACATGAGTGGGACAAACATGGCACTTGTGCAGCCACACTTAAGGTCCTTAATTCtcagaaaaaatactttggtAAAGCCATAGAACTCTACCAGCATGTTGATCTCAATGG TTGTCTCTTGAAAGCTGGGATAAAGCCAAGCAGTTCATATTACAAG atgaCTGCTATAAAGGAAGCTCTTACAAGATTTTATGGTGTAACACCAAAGATCCAATGCCTTCCTCCAGAAGAG GGTGAAAAAGCACAAACAATTGGCCAGATTGAATTCTGCTTCaccaaagagctgcagctggtgaACTGCACAACACGGGAGGGTGGATCCAACGCAGTGCACGCTCACTTGAAGCTTGGAACTTCAGAGCTGTCGGTCTGCAATGATACTCTCCCAACCTATTACCCTTCAGAGGTCCAAATTCACAAATGA